The following is a genomic window from Peptococcaceae bacterium.
CCACGCGTGCAACGATGCCGGCGTGGATGCCATTGAGATGGGCGCGACTTTGGGACTGGCGGTTGAAGCCGGTCTGGCCCGGTTTAATGACGAAAAAGCTTTGATGCAGTTGATAGAGGAAGTGCGCAAGGCCACGGTTGTGGGAAGGGTGCTGGGAAACGGCGCAAAAGTTACCGGCGAGGTGTTCGGTATAAACAGGATACCGGCGGCCAAAGGACAGGCTTTTCCGGGATACGACCCCCGGGGTCTTAAAGGCAACGGCGTGACATATGCGATGTCTCCCATGGGCGCTGACCACACGGCAGGCAACTGCTTCGGCGCCAGGGGTGAAGTCCCCCCGCTTGGCACCGACAGGCAGGGCGACCTTTCCCGGAACACGCAGATAAAGATAACGACCCTGGACGGTTTGGGTTTCTGCATCTTTTCCCGCAATTACCTGTTTAAAGACCCGGTTATTCTTGCCACCATGGTCAACTCGCTGGTGGGCGCGGAATTGAGCGTGGAAGATATCTGGAACCTGGGTGCCGAAACAATCAAAAATGAGCGGGAGTTCAACATTAAAGCCGGCCTCAGCCCTGCCCAGGACAGGCTGCCGGAATTCGTAACACGGGAGCAGCTTCCTCCGCACAACTCAGTTTTCGATTTAAGCGAAGAAGAAATGCTAAAAGGGGTTGTTTGAGAATAATATGGCCGTGTTCCGGTTTAATTTGACGTTGATCAAAGCAGCCGGCCAAAAAGAACTGGTCGTCTCTCTGGGGGAGCCGGCAGCGCTAACCGAACTTCTGGAAAAGATAGGGATCGCTCCCGGCGAGGTCGGCATCGTTATCAAAAACGGCAAATGGGCGCCCGTTGACTGCCTTGTTGAGGAAAACGACAACATTGAGCTGTTTCCGGTTCTCCAGGGAGGGTAATCCTCCCTGGAGGCACTTTTAAAAACCGCCTGCCGGAGTTTTGCCGGCAGGGATAATGTACCAAGTGTTTTGGAGTATTATAATGCTAAAATAAGGGGTGAATAAAAAGATGGTTATGAAGTTTACCCACTACCGGCCGACAAAAATATTTTTCGGCTCCGGCGGATTCCAGCAGGCAGCCGAACTGGTCACTTCCCTAGGAAAACGCGTTCTCCTTGTGACTGGGCGGAAGGCAATGAAAACGCTTGGTTATACAGGGCGACTGCAAACAGATTTGCAGGGCTTGGGGGCTGTTACATCCGTTTACGACAATATCAGCGCAAGCCCGCTGTCCCGG
Proteins encoded in this region:
- a CDS encoding MoaD/ThiS family protein — translated: MAVFRFNLTLIKAAGQKELVVSLGEPAALTELLEKIGIAPGEVGIVIKNGKWAPVDCLVEENDNIELFPVLQGG